From one Candidatus Rhodoluna planktonica genomic stretch:
- a CDS encoding response regulator translates to MARGLRILYIENDEALLGLLGNSLSVHPEIEILAKASSSNQAFKIAGEQQFDAALVDISLGPESISGVELAIRLRERNEHLGIVLLSQNITKNYLSNLPGQFDYGWAAIQKSATLSIDYLVEVLKATAKGLTVSDSNTHIEALESDNLSSKLSTRQRQVIGLAATGLDATEIAKQLSLAPVTVRQELSKCYKILIPNPKPGTDLRTAAVLRYLRETREL, encoded by the coding sequence ATGGCCAGGGGTTTGAGGATTCTCTATATCGAGAATGACGAAGCACTATTGGGCTTACTCGGCAACTCGCTCTCGGTGCATCCCGAAATTGAGATCTTGGCTAAAGCCAGTTCATCAAACCAAGCATTCAAAATAGCCGGAGAACAACAATTTGACGCAGCCCTTGTCGACATCTCTCTGGGGCCAGAGTCAATATCCGGTGTTGAATTAGCGATTCGACTTCGTGAAAGAAACGAACACCTGGGCATTGTTTTGCTCTCACAAAACATCACCAAAAACTACCTCAGCAATCTTCCCGGGCAGTTCGATTACGGTTGGGCAGCTATCCAAAAATCTGCAACGTTATCAATTGATTATTTGGTCGAGGTTTTGAAGGCGACGGCCAAAGGACTGACCGTATCTGACTCGAATACGCACATCGAAGCTTTGGAAAGTGACAACCTGAGTAGTAAATTGAGCACCCGACAGCGACAAGTAATTGGGCTAGCTGCCACCGGTCTTGATGCTACAGAAATTGCCAAACAACTCTCACTAGCGCCCGTGACGGTTCGCCAAGAATTATCAAAGTGCTACAAGATTTTGATCCCAAACCCTAAACCGGGCACCGACCTTAGAACCGCAGCGGTCTTGCGTTACCTACGAGAAACTCGCGAACTTTAG
- a CDS encoding lycopene cyclase domain-containing protein: protein MITYTLLSAVVLIAVFVFGVAVLKTELFSSSKFWIAYSIVVFFQLLTNGYLTSQEIVTYNPEVITGTRIAFAPIEDLFFGFALVTLTMFIWERIGSSKKVDKASK, encoded by the coding sequence GTGATTACCTACACTCTGCTTTCGGCAGTTGTTCTAATTGCAGTTTTTGTTTTTGGAGTAGCCGTTTTGAAAACCGAACTTTTCTCTTCGAGCAAATTCTGGATTGCTTATTCAATCGTGGTGTTCTTCCAGTTGCTAACGAACGGTTACCTGACCAGTCAAGAGATTGTGACCTACAATCCCGAGGTGATTACCGGCACGAGGATTGCCTTCGCACCAATTGAAGACTTATTTTTCGGGTTCGCCCTGGTAACGCTGACTATGTTCATCTGGGAACGAATTGGGTCAAGCAAAAAAGTTGACAAAGCTTCGAAATAA
- a CDS encoding DUF2200 domain-containing protein, with amino-acid sequence MHRIYSTPFADVYVLYVAKLERKSRDVAQLDQAIEWLTGFDKKQLAAHLANKTNFADFFNSADINPLAERITGVICGVRIEEIADPLMKKIRYLDKLVDELAKGRPLEKVLRR; translated from the coding sequence GTGCATCGCATTTACTCGACACCTTTTGCAGATGTTTACGTCTTGTATGTCGCCAAACTCGAACGCAAAAGTAGAGATGTCGCTCAACTCGATCAGGCTATTGAATGGCTGACCGGGTTTGATAAAAAACAATTGGCCGCGCATCTGGCAAATAAAACGAATTTTGCCGACTTCTTTAATTCAGCTGACATAAACCCTTTGGCCGAAAGAATTACCGGAGTCATTTGCGGTGTTCGAATTGAAGAGATTGCTGATCCCTTAATGAAGAAAATCCGCTATCTCGACAAACTCGTTGACGAACTTGCTAAGGGAAGGCCTTTAGAGAAGGTTCTGCGCAGGTAA
- a CDS encoding UbiA family prenyltransferase: MLRRLLIISRPVLWINTIGTTVMGMWLAGYLFDWRIIPILIWVTFPFNLLIYGINDIFDQETDNINARKGGYEGAHIYPNEVKPIWWGVALTNIPFLIYFAITLPWQAVAWMIAYSLFFTFYSAPPLRLKARAYLDSFSNTDYAFPLAFVPLALGKEPVWLAVFALMAWSIAKHAYDAIQDIPEDSDTGIVTTAVHLGVRKTLVWSGFWWLVSTVLFALVNIPVAIVNLLIAGFLVVKVWQKPEPKVAHDLYIYSILFPYVAGAVAGVQLVAAIVFGIY; this comes from the coding sequence ATGTTGCGCCGACTGCTTATCATCTCTCGCCCTGTGCTGTGGATTAACACCATCGGCACGACAGTGATGGGCATGTGGTTGGCCGGATACCTTTTTGACTGGCGAATCATCCCCATTTTGATCTGGGTTACTTTTCCATTCAATTTGCTGATTTACGGCATCAACGACATTTTCGATCAAGAGACCGACAACATTAACGCTCGCAAGGGTGGCTATGAAGGCGCACACATCTACCCGAATGAGGTCAAACCTATTTGGTGGGGTGTGGCGCTAACCAACATCCCGTTCTTGATTTATTTTGCGATCACGCTGCCCTGGCAAGCGGTGGCTTGGATGATTGCCTACAGCCTGTTTTTCACTTTCTATTCGGCACCTCCGCTTCGCCTAAAAGCACGTGCCTATCTCGACAGCTTTTCAAACACCGACTATGCCTTTCCGCTCGCCTTCGTGCCGTTGGCACTTGGTAAAGAGCCGGTCTGGCTGGCGGTTTTTGCGCTAATGGCCTGGTCGATTGCGAAGCATGCCTACGACGCAATCCAAGATATTCCCGAAGATTCAGACACCGGAATTGTCACCACCGCGGTTCACCTCGGAGTTCGCAAAACCCTGGTTTGGTCAGGTTTCTGGTGGCTAGTTTCGACAGTGCTTTTTGCCCTGGTAAATATTCCGGTGGCGATCGTCAACCTACTTATCGCCGGTTTCCTAGTTGTAAAAGTTTGGCAAAAACCCGAGCCAAAAGTGGCCCACGACCTTTACATCTACTCGATTTTGTTTCCTTATGTAGCCGGAGCAGTCGCGGGTGTGCAACTAGTCGCCGCGATCGTTTTCGGAATTTACTAG
- a CDS encoding DUF429 domain-containing protein, with the protein MLTAGLDLAAQPAATSLAVIDWQPNSARLLSLELGVADTRVIELSNLVDKLGIDCALGWPVEFIEFLNRYAQLVEAKPIIDGGIDWRRQISFRESDREVRRITGRWPLSVATDRLGLTAMRAAGLLSKLQEQGIDIDRAGFGKIVEIYPGASLRLWQFETAGYRTSAQIRQKLIARLQQNLPGLDLANFIEMMVSSCDAFDAVIASLAARASAMGQSTAPSASQVAVAKIEGWIHLPKNPITQLLEF; encoded by the coding sequence ATGCTAACTGCCGGCCTAGATTTAGCCGCCCAACCCGCTGCCACTTCCTTGGCAGTCATCGATTGGCAACCTAACAGCGCAAGGCTGCTAAGTCTTGAGTTAGGGGTTGCCGATACACGAGTGATTGAACTTTCGAATCTAGTGGACAAACTGGGTATCGATTGTGCGCTTGGCTGGCCAGTAGAGTTCATCGAGTTTCTCAATAGATACGCCCAGCTAGTCGAGGCGAAACCGATAATTGATGGTGGCATTGATTGGCGACGGCAGATTAGCTTTCGAGAATCAGATCGCGAAGTCCGAAGAATTACCGGTCGGTGGCCGTTGAGCGTGGCAACTGATCGACTTGGATTAACAGCAATGCGGGCTGCTGGGCTGCTTTCGAAGCTACAAGAGCAAGGCATAGATATCGATCGCGCTGGTTTTGGCAAGATAGTCGAAATCTACCCGGGGGCGAGCCTTCGATTGTGGCAGTTTGAAACTGCCGGCTACCGAACCTCGGCGCAGATTAGGCAAAAACTCATTGCTAGGTTGCAGCAAAACTTGCCTGGCCTCGATCTGGCAAATTTCATCGAAATGATGGTTTCGTCCTGTGATGCCTTTGACGCTGTAATTGCTTCGTTAGCTGCCAGGGCATCAGCTATGGGGCAATCAACTGCGCCCAGTGCCAGCCAAGTTGCGGTTGCGAAAATTGAAGGCTGGATTCATCTACCGAAAAACCCAATCACCCAGTTGTTGGAATTTTGA
- a CDS encoding Brp/Blh family beta-carotene 15,15'-dioxygenase, with the protein MVLSETKLLNNLRAISRYCILFGVVVALVFLPFGGIALELQIVLALAALTIGIPHGAVDHLITVPKLASLKMALFLTAYLGVVGVAIWAILSANLIGFQAVVLMSAIHFGLGDAAFISELDARQLGVKKFPKAAYIVASGFTPVVIPLVSQQSTEALAAVNPKLIDWAGAFAPALFALMIVVAAASIIWMLITQRIQEAIDLALLLTLVLSAPPLVAFAFYFGLWHALRHTGRLSLEFEKAQVQHRKDKSWNAFGVSVLAGAPALAAVLAFTIFLGISRGFDLSQQLLWYLLVVIWALTVPHMALTLRLDLKALRL; encoded by the coding sequence ATGGTACTTTCTGAGACCAAGCTGCTAAATAACCTCAGAGCAATCTCACGCTACTGCATACTGTTCGGGGTAGTTGTCGCTTTGGTCTTTTTACCATTTGGCGGCATCGCACTCGAGTTGCAGATTGTCTTGGCCCTCGCTGCACTAACTATAGGTATTCCGCACGGTGCAGTTGATCATCTAATTACCGTTCCCAAACTTGCTTCGCTGAAGATGGCTCTTTTTCTCACCGCATACCTCGGTGTTGTTGGTGTAGCAATTTGGGCAATCCTGAGTGCAAATTTGATTGGCTTTCAGGCAGTGGTTCTGATGAGCGCCATCCATTTTGGTTTGGGTGATGCGGCCTTTATCTCAGAATTGGATGCCCGCCAGCTGGGTGTCAAAAAGTTTCCAAAGGCCGCTTACATTGTGGCGTCCGGCTTTACACCGGTGGTAATTCCGTTGGTCTCGCAGCAAAGCACCGAGGCGCTCGCCGCAGTGAACCCAAAATTAATCGACTGGGCAGGGGCATTTGCGCCGGCTCTCTTTGCTTTGATGATTGTGGTTGCCGCCGCGTCAATAATCTGGATGTTGATTACCCAGCGAATTCAAGAAGCAATTGATTTAGCACTTTTACTCACTCTGGTTTTGAGCGCCCCACCACTGGTCGCTTTTGCTTTTTACTTCGGACTTTGGCATGCGCTTCGCCACACTGGTCGTCTAAGTTTGGAATTTGAAAAAGCACAGGTGCAACACCGCAAAGACAAAAGCTGGAATGCATTTGGCGTTTCAGTTTTGGCTGGTGCCCCGGCACTTGCAGCAGTTTTGGCATTCACTATATTTTTGGGCATAAGTCGAGGCTTTGACCTAAGTCAACAATTGCTTTGGTACCTTTTGGTAGTTATTTGGGCGCTTACTGTGCCCCACATGGCGCTCACTTTGCGACTCGACCTGAAAGCGCTGAGGCTCTAG
- a CDS encoding Pr6Pr family membrane protein → MSLMKIVSVLRLLVAAAVLGSIVWQVTDRIANNVFRPDEYFSYFSIQSSILVGAVLLWSAHTAWHGIAESKFHVIARLSVTAYYILVSLAYNLLLRGEPNDVRDGDYDWPVLPNEIIHVWGPIAVALGWLLIQGDIRLKIRAAFWVAVYPLLWLGFSVVRGTLTGWWPYWFIDPTGDGGVSGMLTYIGAITVFLIVLGMLLLALTRIAPRTK, encoded by the coding sequence ATGAGTTTGATGAAGATTGTTTCGGTGTTGCGCCTCTTGGTTGCAGCCGCAGTTTTGGGCAGCATTGTTTGGCAAGTTACCGACCGCATTGCGAACAACGTTTTTAGACCTGATGAGTACTTCTCGTACTTCAGTATTCAAAGCTCGATTTTGGTGGGCGCGGTTTTGCTCTGGAGCGCCCACACCGCTTGGCACGGTATAGCCGAATCTAAATTCCACGTCATTGCTCGACTTAGCGTGACGGCCTACTACATCCTGGTTTCGCTGGCCTACAACCTACTGTTGCGCGGGGAACCAAACGATGTGCGCGATGGCGATTATGATTGGCCGGTTTTGCCGAATGAGATTATTCACGTCTGGGGGCCAATCGCGGTAGCCCTTGGTTGGCTGCTGATTCAGGGAGATATTCGACTAAAGATTCGGGCCGCATTTTGGGTAGCCGTTTACCCGCTGCTGTGGCTGGGTTTTTCGGTTGTGCGCGGCACCCTCACCGGCTGGTGGCCATACTGGTTTATTGACCCAACCGGAGACGGTGGCGTCTCTGGCATGCTCACCTACATCGGAGCAATTACTGTTTTCTTGATTGTTCTGGGAATGCTGCTACTTGCGCTCACCCGCATTGCGCCAAGAACTAAATGA
- a CDS encoding sensor histidine kinase, translating to MSKIWPGFNLAFQSWPIRPMPTVIVLTIFQILVNFAVLAAAARAQGTTVKLIQLLVTGPSVLLGFIFGLVVLSIFKRLTEKFPQQSTALYWLGGAFFGAAMSLARILSISDLTPEYWKDPATAVRVFIGASMLFLTVQVSLGVSNARLAEQVAVAEAAKASLEVQRGKLISAQEDVRRQIADFLHDRLQSDLVLLGIQMQRFIEKLSDKDRSVAQAYIEEIERIRQFDVRSVSKQLAPELTGPFLRPALEDLLSSYLNVIEVQLKLSEHGNLTPQLKLACYRIVEQGLLNAAKHAAADQVSITVIENSNQLEILVKNNGVLLQPNPVAGAGFAIIEDWVGQFDGTWSLSSAENQTVLAVTLRF from the coding sequence ATGAGTAAAATTTGGCCCGGCTTCAATTTGGCATTTCAATCGTGGCCAATTCGGCCAATGCCAACGGTAATTGTGCTAACCATTTTTCAAATTCTGGTGAATTTTGCGGTGTTGGCTGCAGCTGCTCGAGCCCAAGGAACAACCGTAAAATTAATTCAACTTTTAGTCACAGGGCCTTCAGTTCTGCTGGGTTTTATCTTCGGGCTAGTTGTTCTCAGTATTTTCAAACGTCTCACCGAGAAATTTCCTCAACAAAGCACTGCTCTGTATTGGCTGGGTGGTGCCTTTTTTGGTGCGGCAATGTCACTGGCGAGAATACTTTCAATCAGTGACCTAACTCCCGAGTATTGGAAAGACCCGGCGACGGCGGTTCGAGTTTTTATCGGTGCATCAATGCTTTTCCTAACGGTGCAAGTGAGCCTGGGTGTTTCTAATGCTCGACTGGCTGAACAGGTAGCAGTCGCGGAGGCAGCTAAGGCCTCTCTTGAGGTGCAGCGCGGAAAACTAATTTCGGCGCAGGAGGATGTTCGCCGCCAGATTGCCGATTTCCTGCATGATCGACTGCAATCTGATTTAGTTCTTTTGGGTATTCAGATGCAGCGGTTTATCGAAAAACTAAGTGACAAAGATCGCTCTGTGGCTCAGGCATACATTGAAGAAATAGAGCGCATTCGCCAGTTTGATGTGCGTAGTGTCTCAAAGCAATTAGCTCCCGAACTTACCGGCCCGTTTTTGCGACCGGCCCTAGAAGATTTGCTTTCCAGCTACTTGAATGTCATCGAGGTGCAACTGAAGCTAAGCGAGCACGGCAATCTGACCCCACAGTTGAAGTTGGCCTGCTACCGAATTGTCGAACAGGGCCTTTTGAACGCTGCGAAACACGCCGCCGCAGATCAGGTATCGATAACAGTGATTGAGAATTCGAACCAGCTTGAAATTCTGGTAAAAAATAATGGCGTTCTGCTCCAGCCAAATCCGGTGGCCGGGGCAGGGTTTGCGATTATCGAAGACTGGGTCGGCCAGTTTGATGGCACCTGGTCTCTTAGCAGTGCAGAGAATCAAACAGTTCTTGCGGTGACCCTGCGCTTTTAA
- a CDS encoding DsbA family oxidoreductase: protein MQKIKVDVWSDIACPWCYIGKRKLEAAVGEFQASGGEVEVEYHSFLLNPDMPVDYQGGQAEYLSKHKGLPLAQVSQMSERITQIAASVGLKYDFENQIMTNTTMAHRLLHLAKEQGLQHQMKERLMAAHFVEAKHVGTIESLADLAAEVGLSRGDVVSALESNAYQQAVENDISAAKDMGITGVPFFVINQKYGISGAQDSMVLLDAFKQVAAE, encoded by the coding sequence ATGCAAAAAATAAAAGTTGATGTCTGGTCAGACATCGCCTGCCCTTGGTGCTACATCGGAAAGCGAAAACTGGAAGCTGCTGTTGGCGAGTTTCAGGCGAGTGGCGGTGAAGTTGAAGTCGAATATCACAGCTTTTTGCTGAACCCCGACATGCCGGTCGACTACCAAGGGGGCCAGGCTGAATATCTTTCGAAACACAAAGGCTTACCGCTAGCCCAGGTTTCACAGATGAGCGAACGCATAACGCAGATTGCCGCATCGGTTGGTTTGAAATACGACTTTGAAAACCAAATCATGACCAACACGACAATGGCGCATCGACTGTTACACCTTGCCAAAGAACAGGGCTTACAGCACCAAATGAAAGAGCGCCTAATGGCTGCACACTTTGTTGAAGCAAAACACGTTGGCACAATCGAATCGCTGGCCGACCTTGCTGCCGAAGTTGGACTTAGTCGCGGCGATGTTGTCTCTGCCCTTGAATCAAACGCCTACCAGCAAGCCGTCGAAAATGACATCAGCGCTGCCAAAGACATGGGCATTACCGGTGTTCCGTTCTTTGTGATCAACCAAAAATACGGAATTTCAGGCGCGCAAGATTCAATGGTGCTACTGGATGCGTTCAAACAGGTAGCGGCTGAGTAA
- a CDS encoding FAD-binding domain-containing protein — MIKLDLKGEAEDLVKRHFEGLHSGGGRSSISGGQTAADAALAQLDITGYAKNRSEVLPLDKRGASVLSPYIRHNLLSLQRVWNHVSKAHFQDREKFRDELLWQEYARHLYARIGTRLFQNLRFEQVWDRPGDGWPEGLACTDFVLDELTQDGWLVNQTRMWLASHWTVRNGMGWLHGQERMYRELLDGSRAANLLGWQWTVGTGTGKPYGFARWQVEKRAPQLCRSCPLAKNCPIENFPAEVELREKTPDLLLLADPDVAKTTGPTEVISKRKPAQVLLTIDSLGDADPALAAHPDLPAVFVFNGPALQKLQLSSKRIYFYLETLQDLAQRRDLQVYLGNPVDFARQNDVAVTYAPVPSFKKFENLAEVHPYPWLRKPHAKSVKSFSSWRNAGERK, encoded by the coding sequence GTGATCAAACTAGACCTAAAAGGTGAGGCCGAAGATTTAGTCAAGCGGCATTTTGAGGGCTTACATTCGGGTGGCGGTCGCAGTTCAATCAGTGGCGGTCAAACCGCAGCCGATGCCGCGCTGGCTCAATTAGACATCACTGGCTATGCCAAGAATCGCTCTGAAGTTTTGCCACTTGATAAACGCGGTGCATCAGTTTTGTCGCCTTACATTAGGCACAATTTGCTATCCCTGCAGAGGGTTTGGAATCACGTTTCAAAAGCCCATTTTCAAGATCGAGAAAAGTTTCGTGACGAGTTGCTGTGGCAAGAATATGCCCGTCACCTGTATGCCCGAATCGGCACACGACTGTTTCAAAATCTTCGATTTGAACAAGTCTGGGATAGGCCTGGCGATGGCTGGCCTGAGGGTCTGGCCTGCACCGATTTTGTTCTCGACGAACTTACTCAAGATGGCTGGTTAGTTAACCAAACGCGGATGTGGCTCGCCTCGCATTGGACTGTGCGAAATGGAATGGGCTGGTTGCACGGTCAAGAGCGAATGTACCGAGAACTGCTAGACGGATCGCGTGCGGCCAACTTGCTCGGCTGGCAATGGACTGTCGGAACCGGCACCGGTAAACCTTACGGTTTCGCTCGTTGGCAAGTAGAGAAACGCGCCCCGCAACTATGCCGAAGCTGCCCGCTCGCCAAAAACTGCCCAATTGAGAATTTTCCTGCCGAAGTCGAACTTCGCGAAAAAACACCCGATCTGCTGCTGCTTGCCGATCCCGATGTCGCCAAAACCACCGGACCCACCGAGGTGATTAGCAAACGCAAACCAGCTCAGGTTTTGCTAACTATCGATTCGCTTGGCGATGCTGATCCGGCGCTGGCGGCGCATCCAGATTTGCCGGCTGTATTTGTTTTCAACGGCCCCGCGCTACAAAAACTCCAGCTCTCGTCGAAGCGAATTTATTTTTACCTGGAGACTTTGCAAGATTTGGCCCAGCGTCGCGACCTTCAGGTTTACCTAGGTAATCCGGTTGATTTCGCGCGCCAAAACGACGTGGCAGTTACCTATGCCCCGGTGCCAAGTTTCAAAAAGTTTGAAAACCTGGCCGAGGTGCACCCTTACCCGTGGCTCAGAAAGCCGCATGCGAAGTCGGTTAAATCATTTAGTTCTTGGCGCAATGCGGGTGAGCGCAAGTAG
- a CDS encoding thiol-disulfide oxidoreductase DCC family protein, whose amino-acid sequence MDGRTGTLIFDGDCGFCTSTANFIAQRSSSPIEIHAWQLTDVTRFGLTEKQTASQVYFVSGGKSFGGHEAFAQILIAQKSRVLRAIGVALMYPPLSWLAAPSYRLVAKYRHRLPGGTPACKLPR is encoded by the coding sequence ATGGATGGCCGCACTGGAACCCTTATTTTTGATGGCGATTGCGGCTTCTGCACTTCGACAGCAAACTTCATCGCTCAACGTTCTTCAAGCCCAATCGAAATTCACGCCTGGCAGCTAACCGACGTCACTCGTTTCGGTCTGACCGAAAAGCAAACTGCGAGTCAGGTTTATTTTGTGTCCGGCGGTAAGTCGTTCGGTGGCCACGAAGCATTTGCCCAGATCCTGATCGCTCAGAAAAGCCGGGTTTTGCGCGCAATCGGTGTTGCGCTCATGTATCCGCCACTAAGTTGGTTGGCTGCGCCGAGCTATCGACTAGTTGCCAAATATCGCCATCGCTTGCCCGGCGGAACACCAGCCTGCAAATTGCCGCGCTAA
- a CDS encoding SOUL family heme-binding protein: MAEELPFEVVRQFGDFELRQYPDHVLAQVSTDGDFTSVTNSGFYPLFNYISGGNSQSKQIAMTAPVLQESVSTNRHLVSFVMPQNFRLEDLPNPTNSPVTIKAVPGHLAAVIKFSGSWSQQLLNKKAELLLAAVKREGLQPIGEPYFARFDPPWKPGFLRRNEVLLMVESGLR; encoded by the coding sequence ATGGCTGAAGAATTACCGTTTGAAGTGGTTCGGCAATTCGGCGATTTTGAATTGCGTCAATACCCCGACCATGTTTTGGCTCAGGTTTCGACCGATGGTGATTTCACCTCGGTCACCAACAGTGGTTTCTATCCGCTGTTCAACTACATCTCGGGTGGCAACTCTCAGTCGAAGCAAATTGCCATGACCGCTCCGGTGCTGCAGGAATCTGTTTCAACCAATCGCCATCTGGTTTCTTTTGTAATGCCGCAGAACTTTCGTCTCGAAGATTTGCCAAACCCAACCAATTCGCCGGTAACTATCAAGGCAGTGCCCGGTCACTTGGCTGCAGTAATAAAGTTCAGCGGATCATGGAGTCAGCAACTTCTCAATAAAAAAGCCGAGCTGCTACTCGCTGCGGTTAAACGTGAAGGTTTGCAACCGATCGGTGAACCGTATTTTGCGAGGTTCGACCCACCCTGGAAGCCTGGGTTTTTGAGGCGCAACGAAGTGCTGCTGATGGTCGAGAGCGGTTTACGCTAA
- a CDS encoding lycopene cyclase domain-containing protein: MFGHWSYLVMLGFVVVASFWLEFAFRLRVLRDPKRLLKTLVLTIPLFIAWDAYAIANDHWFFSKEQTIGIFGPFGIPLEEYLFFIVVPIAGLLTLEGVSNFLPTVKRWLRYLKRNEA; this comes from the coding sequence TTGTTTGGTCACTGGTCTTACTTGGTGATGCTGGGCTTCGTTGTTGTCGCCTCTTTTTGGCTTGAATTTGCCTTCAGACTTCGAGTGCTTCGTGACCCAAAAAGGCTGCTAAAAACTTTGGTGCTAACCATTCCACTGTTCATCGCCTGGGATGCGTATGCGATTGCCAATGACCACTGGTTCTTTTCGAAAGAGCAAACCATCGGTATCTTTGGGCCATTCGGCATCCCTCTTGAAGAGTATTTATTTTTCATCGTCGTACCTATTGCCGGGCTGCTAACCCTCGAAGGCGTTAGTAACTTTTTGCCTACAGTGAAACGCTGGCTCAGATATTTGAAGAGGAATGAAGCGTGA
- a CDS encoding phytoene desaturase family protein, with protein sequence MKKAVVLGAGISGLASAGLLAQAGYQVTVLERNTWIGGKSRRVEVAGQRMDTGPALVTFPEVWQQYLQTYDSLGSVKSAEVAKVEFTQLAEIGRYFYKNHETVLPVLENHHWYEAWSKFKAQHDQVTKSISTLLTAHPFDPKAMPALTNMLKVYGFRITTSSYMNSLTWMPQGLREVIAIHTLNAGVSPRRTLAIYASMTAAMASQGISVPVGGVNELPQALAKLAQAAGAEIRLGEKVVSVRKGLVQTETESFAADVVVSSLDPEVLGRLMGKPAKPAPGARSCSGVAIYAVLKKPLPVGTVTHSVVMPDEPEELYRSLEAGVPPQQTMAFVNYYRAGEIYPNEKPTVAVLLTAPADGKKYDINSDWVRAEINRISKVMKLDSPIDELFEDHIVLTPEYFGEWGAALGALYGKTRPLWQSGPFHVPQHHNIFRPWLWRVGASVHPGGGIPAVLGGTLLSLRKLLKKKI encoded by the coding sequence ATGAAAAAAGCGGTCGTTTTAGGAGCTGGGATTTCGGGTCTAGCCAGTGCAGGGTTGCTAGCTCAAGCGGGCTATCAGGTGACTGTGCTTGAGCGAAATACTTGGATTGGCGGTAAGAGTCGACGCGTCGAAGTTGCTGGGCAACGCATGGATACCGGACCTGCGCTGGTAACTTTTCCTGAGGTCTGGCAACAGTATTTGCAAACTTATGATTCGCTCGGTTCAGTCAAGTCAGCTGAGGTTGCCAAAGTTGAGTTCACTCAGTTGGCTGAAATTGGTCGCTACTTTTATAAGAACCACGAAACCGTTTTGCCGGTGTTGGAAAACCACCACTGGTATGAAGCTTGGTCCAAATTCAAAGCACAGCACGACCAGGTTACAAAGTCGATTTCTACCTTGCTCACAGCTCATCCATTTGATCCAAAAGCCATGCCGGCTCTAACCAACATGCTCAAGGTTTACGGATTTCGTATAACTACATCGAGCTACATGAACTCACTTACCTGGATGCCCCAAGGTTTGCGCGAAGTGATTGCGATTCACACTTTGAATGCTGGAGTTTCACCACGTCGTACCTTGGCTATTTACGCGTCAATGACCGCGGCTATGGCCTCGCAGGGAATCTCGGTTCCAGTTGGTGGCGTAAATGAATTGCCGCAGGCGCTGGCTAAACTAGCCCAGGCTGCGGGGGCCGAAATTCGCCTCGGTGAAAAAGTTGTTTCGGTTCGCAAAGGTTTGGTGCAAACTGAAACTGAAAGCTTCGCCGCAGATGTTGTGGTCAGCTCGCTCGACCCCGAAGTGCTGGGCCGATTGATGGGCAAACCTGCAAAGCCGGCACCCGGTGCTCGTTCATGCTCGGGGGTCGCGATTTATGCAGTACTGAAGAAGCCCTTGCCCGTGGGTACTGTCACCCATTCGGTAGTGATGCCAGACGAGCCCGAAGAACTTTATCGATCTCTAGAAGCTGGGGTTCCGCCGCAACAAACCATGGCGTTTGTGAACTATTACCGAGCCGGTGAAATTTACCCGAATGAAAAACCCACAGTCGCAGTGCTGCTAACTGCTCCGGCAGATGGCAAAAAATATGACATCAACAGCGACTGGGTGCGCGCTGAAATCAATCGAATTTCAAAAGTAATGAAACTTGATTCGCCTATTGATGAACTGTTCGAAGACCACATCGTGCTGACCCCCGAATACTTTGGTGAGTGGGGCGCAGCGCTCGGTGCTCTCTACGGCAAGACTCGACCACTTTGGCAATCTGGCCCATTCCATGTTCCGCAACATCACAATATTTTTAGACCATGGCTCTGGCGAGTTGGCGCATCAGTCCACCCCGGTGGCGGCATTCCGGCTGTGCTCGGAGGCACTTTACTTTCGCTTCGAAAGTTACTGAAGAAAAAGATTTAG